From the genome of Penaeus chinensis breed Huanghai No. 1 chromosome 37, ASM1920278v2, whole genome shotgun sequence, one region includes:
- the LOC125045641 gene encoding beta-1,3-glucosyltransferase-like, with protein MRGGDRIRCSTLRRIEITMEQLLKTNPVWMTTVITFFLLWCPVFSAVEDGIVIVVVNQKTFQHAEEARLLAEDVAEQLRKVNQKGAVHVATDDWEDEAAWTYYPLLEKLSSRHGSNSSWCVFLDEKSLLNLQKLLSVLQKYPKDKELFLGRAVWDRQDTIIHHFDSVDPKKPFLYPDTRAGMALSTPLIKRLTRRWLDATTRPKIDFTIDAQYEFARFVESAGIKLTNERTFCVEDEAETCAVTFQPRKTCVLDQDGELKTEEIHVAVKTCSHFHDERLSVIKDTWLPDAPNHGLYSDREDPDWGTVSLGIPNTERGHCGKTLAIIRHVEDLDISMKWLAIVDDDTLISIPHLKSLLACYDSDEMVAIGERYGYMAVKRHGYDYITGGGGMIFSRALVEELADPDVCSCPTIDTPDDMFLGVCLARLSVPVTHAEGFHQSRPMDYPPELLQPEPLISFHKHWMIDPREIYAKWLDNSPNVMERQQQKEPSTSKGHSEL; from the exons ATGAGAGGTGGTGATAGAATCAGGTGCTCCACTTTGAGAAGAATAGAAATCACAATGGAGCAACTTTTGAAAACTAATCCAGTATGGATGACTACAG TTATTACTTTCTTCTTGCTTTGGTGCCCAGTCTTCTCTGCTGTAGAAG ATGGAATTGTAATCGTGGTTGTGAATCAGAAAACGTTTCAGCATGCTGAAGAGGCAAGACTGTTGGCTGAGGACGTTGCTGAACAGCTCAGAAAAGTTAACCAG AAAGGTGCAGTCCATGTAGCTACAGATGACTGGGAGGATGAAGCTGCCTGGACCTATTACCCACTCTTAGAGAA ATTAAGCAGCAGACACGGCAGCAACAGTTCCTGGTGTGTGTTTCTTGATGAGAAGTCCCTGCTCAATCTCCAGAAACTTCTTTCGGTCCTTCAGAAATACCCCAAAGACAAg GAGTTGTTCCTAGGACGTGCCGTGTGGGACCGCCAAGACACAATCATCCACCACTTTGACTCCGTGGACCCCAAGAAACCCTTCCTCTACCCAGACACAAGGGCTGGGATGGCGCTGTCCACCCCACTCATCAAGAG ACTGACAAGGAGATGGCTAGATGCAACGACAAGACCCAAGATTGATTTTACCATCGATGCTCAGTATGAATTTGCTCGCTTTGTAGAATCAGCAGGAATAAAGCTCACCAATGAACGTACTTTCTGCGTAGAAGATGAAGCGGAAACCTGTGCTGTCACCTTCCAACCTCGTAAAACCTGC GTGCTGGATCAAGATGGGGAGCTGAAGACGGAGGAAATCCACGTGGCAGTGAAGACATGCTCACACTTCCACGATGAGCGACTTTCTGTCATCAAAGACACTTGGCTTCCTGATGCTCCCAACCATGGCCTTTATAGTGACAGAGAAG ATCCAGACTGGGGCACAGTTTCTCTTGGAATCCCCAACACAGAAAGGGGGCACTGTGGGAAAACTCTTGCCATCATACGCCATGTGGAGGATCTTGATATATCTATGAAGTGGCTTGCAATTGTTGATGATGACACCCTTATCAG CATTCCTCATCTGAAGTCACTTCTGGCCTGTTATGATTCTGATGAAATGGTTGCCATTGGAGAGCGGTATGGCTACATGGCAGTCAAGAGACATGGTTACGACTACATCACTGGAGGGGGCGGGATGATCTTCAGTCGTGCACTG gtGGAAGAACTTGCAGACCCTGATGTGTGCAGCTGTCCAACCATAGACACCCCAGACGATATGTTCCTTGGGGTATGTCTGGCACGTCTCTCAGTGCCAGTAACTCATGCAGAGGGATTCCACCAG AGCCGCCCCATGGATTACCCCCCAGAGCTGCTTCAGCCCGAACCTCTCATCTCATTCCACAAACACTGGATGATTGACCCTCGTGAAATCTATGCCAAGTGGCTTGATAACAGCCCTAATGTTATGGAGAGGCAGCAGCAGAAGGAGCCATCGACCTCAAAAGGCCACAGTGAATTGTAG
- the LOC125045566 gene encoding mucin-5AC-like isoform X2, with protein sequence MTPLLLVAALVLICAPSPPAAFASPPAFPRESRQLYTRSIARSVIAQAPSESRLIGAKGDLPPLISRLVDNATAIREGIVDTFSCDGRYYGYYADQDNDCQIFHICVPMQQLFPDLYDDTDILQFSFICPKHTIFTQDAMVCAWRDSAFPCSEAHRLYDRNSMFFIVPAEDVRRERSDVEQATSASDSASTAAATTVTSSTTTTSSTTTPAPIRRRTSTTEVTTTTTPTTSVPMRRRRTSTTEATTTTPSSTTPLPIRRRTSTTEVTTTTTPATSVPIRRRTASTTEATTTAVNRRRRSTTTSTTPDPDAAWTTVTENAEPTTFQFRWRRRPSQRSLYAV encoded by the exons ATGACTCCGCTGTTGCTCGTTGCAG CGCTGGTGCTCATATGCGCCCCATCGCCCCCGGCTGCCTTCGCGTCGCCCCCGGCATTCCCGCGCGAATCCCGACAGCTGTACACGCGCTCGATCGCCCGCTCGGTGATCGCCCAAGCGCCGTCGGAGAGCCGCCTCATCGGCGCGAAGGGTGACCTGCCGCCCCTCATCAGCCGCCTCGTGGACAACGCCACGGCCATCAGGGAGGGCATCGTCGATACCTTCAGCTGCGACGGCAGG TATTATGGTTATTACGCCGATCAGGACAACGACTGTCAGATTTTCCACATCTGCGTGCCTATGCAACAGCTGTTCCCTGATTTGTATGATGATACAGATATCCTGCAGTTCTCGTTCATCTGTCCCAAACACACGATTTTCACACAG GACGCGATGGTGTGCGCGTGGCGCGACTCGGCCTTCCCCTGCAGCGAGGCCCACCGCCTCTACGACCGCAATTCCATGTTCTTCATCGTCCCCGCCGAAGACGTGCGTCGCGAGCGCTCGGACGTCGAACAGGCGACGTCGGCGTCCGATTCGGCCTCGACAGCCGCAGCGACGACTGTGACGTCATCCACGACTACTACGTCATCCACGACGACCCCAGCTCCCATACGGAGAAGAACGTCAACCACTGAAGTAACTACGACCACGACCCCGACGACGTCAGTTCccatgaggagaaggaggacgtcgACCACCGAAGCGACGACCACGACTCCGAGCTCGACGACGCCACTTCCCATTCGGAGAAGGACGTCAACCACTGAAGTAACTACGACCACGACCCCGGCGACGTCAGTTCCCATTCGGAGAAGGACGGCCTCAACCACTGAGGCGACAACGACGGCCGTCAACAGAAGGAGACGAAGCACCACGACCTCGACAACGCCCGACCCCGACGCGGCGTGGACGACCGTCACCGAGAACGCCGAGCCCACCACGTTCCAGTTCCGGTGGCGGAGGAGGCCGTCCCAGCGGTCACTCTACGCGGTGTAG
- the LOC125045566 gene encoding mucin-5AC-like isoform X1 has protein sequence MTPLLLVAAALVLICAPSPPAAFASPPAFPRESRQLYTRSIARSVIAQAPSESRLIGAKGDLPPLISRLVDNATAIREGIVDTFSCDGRYYGYYADQDNDCQIFHICVPMQQLFPDLYDDTDILQFSFICPKHTIFTQDAMVCAWRDSAFPCSEAHRLYDRNSMFFIVPAEDVRRERSDVEQATSASDSASTAAATTVTSSTTTTSSTTTPAPIRRRTSTTEVTTTTTPTTSVPMRRRRTSTTEATTTTPSSTTPLPIRRRTSTTEVTTTTTPATSVPIRRRTASTTEATTTAVNRRRRSTTTSTTPDPDAAWTTVTENAEPTTFQFRWRRRPSQRSLYAV, from the exons ATGACTCCGCTGTTGCTCGTTGCAG caGCGCTGGTGCTCATATGCGCCCCATCGCCCCCGGCTGCCTTCGCGTCGCCCCCGGCATTCCCGCGCGAATCCCGACAGCTGTACACGCGCTCGATCGCCCGCTCGGTGATCGCCCAAGCGCCGTCGGAGAGCCGCCTCATCGGCGCGAAGGGTGACCTGCCGCCCCTCATCAGCCGCCTCGTGGACAACGCCACGGCCATCAGGGAGGGCATCGTCGATACCTTCAGCTGCGACGGCAGG TATTATGGTTATTACGCCGATCAGGACAACGACTGTCAGATTTTCCACATCTGCGTGCCTATGCAACAGCTGTTCCCTGATTTGTATGATGATACAGATATCCTGCAGTTCTCGTTCATCTGTCCCAAACACACGATTTTCACACAG GACGCGATGGTGTGCGCGTGGCGCGACTCGGCCTTCCCCTGCAGCGAGGCCCACCGCCTCTACGACCGCAATTCCATGTTCTTCATCGTCCCCGCCGAAGACGTGCGTCGCGAGCGCTCGGACGTCGAACAGGCGACGTCGGCGTCCGATTCGGCCTCGACAGCCGCAGCGACGACTGTGACGTCATCCACGACTACTACGTCATCCACGACGACCCCAGCTCCCATACGGAGAAGAACGTCAACCACTGAAGTAACTACGACCACGACCCCGACGACGTCAGTTCccatgaggagaaggaggacgtcgACCACCGAAGCGACGACCACGACTCCGAGCTCGACGACGCCACTTCCCATTCGGAGAAGGACGTCAACCACTGAAGTAACTACGACCACGACCCCGGCGACGTCAGTTCCCATTCGGAGAAGGACGGCCTCAACCACTGAGGCGACAACGACGGCCGTCAACAGAAGGAGACGAAGCACCACGACCTCGACAACGCCCGACCCCGACGCGGCGTGGACGACCGTCACCGAGAACGCCGAGCCCACCACGTTCCAGTTCCGGTGGCGGAGGAGGCCGTCCCAGCGGTCACTCTACGCGGTGTAG